A genomic region of Kribbella sp. NBC_00382 contains the following coding sequences:
- a CDS encoding DUF3099 domain-containing protein — protein MSQRSKRARERAEAEVISVTSAQPGRSEDLESRIFRYAWMMSLRVVCFVAAVITPSPWRWILLVGAVFLPSVAVVLANARRTKAVSGAAVYVPPARPELGPDHDTEK, from the coding sequence ATGTCACAGCGCAGTAAGCGGGCTCGAGAGCGGGCAGAAGCAGAGGTCATCTCGGTGACCAGCGCGCAGCCCGGCCGGTCGGAGGACCTGGAGAGCCGGATCTTCCGGTACGCCTGGATGATGTCGCTGCGGGTGGTGTGTTTCGTCGCCGCCGTCATCACCCCGTCGCCGTGGCGCTGGATCCTGCTCGTCGGGGCCGTTTTCCTGCCGTCGGTGGCCGTCGTACTGGCCAATGCGCGGCGGACGAAAGCAGTGTCCGGAGCCGCGGTCTACGTGCCGCCGGCCCGGCCCGAACTCGGTCCGGATCACGACACCGAAAAGTGA
- a CDS encoding dodecin, whose protein sequence is MTDRTYRVTELVGTSKEGVDAAITNAISRAGETLRHLDWFEVTQIRGHIVDNAIDHYQVGLKVGFRLEDS, encoded by the coding sequence ATGACCGATCGGACCTACCGCGTCACCGAACTCGTCGGCACCTCCAAGGAGGGCGTCGACGCGGCGATCACGAACGCGATCAGCCGGGCCGGCGAGACGCTGCGGCACCTGGACTGGTTCGAGGTGACCCAGATCCGGGGCCACATCGTCGACAACGCGATCGACCACTACCAGGTCGGCCTGAAGGTCGGCTTCCGCCTCGAGGACTCCTGA
- the fabG gene encoding 3-oxoacyl-[acyl-carrier-protein] reductase gives MARSVLVTGGNRGIGLAIATAFKEAGDQVAITYNSTEPPEGFLAVKCDVTDTAQVEAAFDTIAAEHGPVEVLIANAGITRDTLLLRMSDDDWDAVIQTNLTGSFKVAKRAAKGMLRLRRGRIVFISSVVGMLGSPGQVNYAASKSGLIGMARSMARELGSRGITTNVVAPGFVETDMTAVLPEETQQQYLSQIPLGRFGLTEEIANAVRWLSSDEAGYITGAVIPVDGGIGMGN, from the coding sequence GTGGCGAGATCGGTACTGGTCACCGGGGGCAACCGGGGCATCGGCCTGGCCATCGCGACCGCCTTCAAGGAGGCGGGCGACCAGGTCGCCATCACCTACAACAGCACCGAGCCGCCGGAGGGCTTCCTCGCCGTCAAGTGTGATGTGACCGACACCGCGCAGGTGGAGGCCGCGTTCGACACGATCGCGGCCGAGCACGGCCCGGTCGAGGTACTGATCGCGAACGCCGGCATCACCCGCGACACGCTGCTGCTGCGGATGTCCGACGACGACTGGGACGCCGTCATCCAGACGAACCTGACCGGTTCGTTCAAGGTCGCCAAGCGCGCGGCCAAGGGCATGCTGCGGCTGCGCCGGGGCCGGATCGTCTTCATCTCCTCGGTGGTCGGCATGCTCGGCTCACCCGGTCAGGTGAACTACGCCGCCAGCAAGTCGGGTCTGATCGGGATGGCCCGTTCGATGGCCCGCGAGCTCGGCAGCCGTGGCATCACCACCAACGTGGTCGCGCCCGGTTTCGTCGAGACCGACATGACCGCGGTACTGCCGGAAGAGACCCAGCAGCAGTACCTGAGCCAGATCCCGCTCGGCCGGTTCGGCCTGACCGAGGAGATCGCCAACGCCGTGCGCTGGTTGTCGTCGGACGAGGCCGGGTACATCACCGGCGCGGTGATCCCGGTCGACGGCGGCATCGGCATGGGCAACTAA
- the fabI gene encoding enoyl-ACP reductase FabI — translation MPVGILDGKRILVAGVTLDSSIGFATAKVAQEQGATVLISNFGRALNITKRIAGRLPVTPPVIELDVTDEEHLAALPDAIREHVDGLDGVVHSIAYGNPETILGGKFLEGPWDDVSRAVHVSAYSLKSLAVTCAPLMSRGSSVVGLTFDASVAWPGYDWMGVAKAALESTSRYLARDLGAQGIRCNLVSAGPLKTLAAKAIPGFEKFEGPWLDQAPLGWDPSDLEPTGKTIVALLSDFFPSTTGEIIHVDGGFHAMGA, via the coding sequence ATGCCGGTGGGCATCCTCGACGGCAAGCGGATCCTGGTGGCGGGCGTGACGCTCGACTCCTCGATCGGCTTCGCGACCGCCAAGGTGGCGCAGGAACAAGGCGCCACGGTGCTGATCTCGAACTTCGGCCGGGCGCTGAACATCACCAAACGGATCGCCGGCCGGCTGCCGGTCACGCCGCCGGTGATCGAGCTGGACGTCACCGACGAGGAGCACCTCGCGGCGCTGCCCGACGCGATCCGCGAGCACGTCGACGGCCTGGACGGCGTCGTGCACTCCATTGCCTACGGCAACCCCGAGACGATCCTCGGTGGCAAGTTCCTCGAGGGTCCGTGGGACGACGTATCGCGCGCGGTGCACGTCTCGGCGTACAGCCTGAAGTCGCTCGCGGTGACGTGTGCTCCGCTGATGAGCCGGGGCAGCAGCGTCGTCGGGCTGACCTTCGACGCGTCGGTCGCCTGGCCGGGCTACGACTGGATGGGGGTCGCGAAGGCGGCGCTCGAGTCGACCTCGCGCTACCTGGCGCGTGACCTCGGCGCGCAGGGGATCCGCTGCAACCTGGTCTCAGCCGGTCCGCTGAAGACGCTGGCCGCGAAGGCGATCCCGGGCTTCGAGAAGTTCGAAGGACCGTGGCTGGACCAGGCCCCGCTGGGCTGGGACCCGTCCGACCTCGAACCGACCGGCAAGACGATCGTTGCCCTGCTCAGTGACTTCTTCCCCTCCACCACCGGCGAGATCATCCACGTCGACGGCGGCTTTCACGCGATGGGTGCCTAG
- a CDS encoding Mur ligase family protein produces the protein MSTSLVELRVLDGANLYFSRAAVKLTLDLTALIDAPAPAAKAYAQALGLGATRPGRIGSGFRQRFAVRVVGHIVRRIAREAGIGRIGVRVRSETDVHRLVVAFPWAHEGRARALGQAIVDVVDAFGAEHLPELVATVGDRVRNEPAGDAPPTLRPKIPVVAVTGTNGKTTTSRMIAHIGRAAGLHVGWSSTDGVYFDGELVKYGDFSGPSGAGQVLSQPGVQLAVTETARGGILRRGVGVAYNDVSVVTNVTADHLGLGGIDTVDQLAEVKAVITKITRPRGWCVVNGDDPRTFAMRLDSPAKCWVFSRDPDSPSIRSVLDEGGRATTVLDGFITVLDQSSDAEPLLKVVDVPMTLSGLSHYNVENALAAASAALGLGLPRAAVIEGLSTFSPSENNPGRMNMYTVRDFTVVIDLAHNEAGLEALLEIMNGVRQPGGRLLLALGSPGDRADDMVSAMGAIGARGADRVVIGHKGEYLRGRPPEELEAVFREGTSSVGVDDVPSFPTELEAAQALVREAQAGDVVAVMSLQDRASLDAWLRSEGATVDNPETLKAKVERAQH, from the coding sequence GTGTCCACCTCTTTGGTCGAGCTCCGTGTTCTGGACGGGGCCAACCTGTACTTCAGCCGTGCGGCGGTCAAGCTCACGCTCGACCTGACGGCTCTCATCGACGCCCCGGCTCCGGCCGCGAAGGCGTACGCGCAAGCGCTCGGACTGGGCGCGACCCGGCCCGGGCGGATCGGGTCGGGGTTCCGGCAGCGGTTCGCGGTGCGGGTGGTCGGGCACATCGTCCGGCGGATCGCGCGCGAGGCGGGGATCGGGCGGATCGGCGTACGGGTCAGGTCTGAGACCGATGTGCATCGCCTCGTGGTGGCGTTCCCGTGGGCGCATGAGGGCCGCGCCCGGGCGCTCGGTCAGGCGATCGTCGATGTGGTCGACGCGTTCGGCGCAGAGCACCTGCCCGAGCTGGTGGCGACCGTCGGCGACCGGGTCCGCAACGAGCCGGCCGGCGACGCGCCGCCGACGCTGCGGCCGAAGATTCCCGTCGTCGCGGTCACCGGGACGAACGGCAAGACGACCACCTCGCGGATGATCGCGCACATCGGCCGCGCGGCCGGGCTGCACGTCGGTTGGTCGAGTACCGATGGCGTGTACTTCGACGGCGAGCTGGTCAAGTACGGCGACTTCTCCGGCCCGAGCGGCGCTGGTCAGGTGCTCTCGCAGCCTGGCGTCCAGCTGGCCGTCACGGAGACGGCCCGCGGCGGCATCCTGCGACGCGGGGTCGGCGTGGCGTACAACGACGTCTCTGTCGTGACCAACGTCACCGCTGATCACCTCGGCCTCGGTGGGATCGACACCGTCGACCAACTCGCCGAGGTGAAGGCCGTGATCACCAAGATCACCCGCCCGCGGGGCTGGTGCGTGGTGAACGGCGACGACCCGCGGACGTTCGCGATGCGGCTCGACTCGCCGGCCAAGTGCTGGGTGTTCTCCCGCGACCCCGACTCGCCGTCGATTCGCAGCGTGCTCGACGAGGGCGGCCGGGCGACCACCGTGCTCGATGGGTTCATCACCGTGCTCGACCAGTCCAGTGACGCCGAGCCGCTGCTGAAGGTCGTCGACGTGCCGATGACGCTGTCCGGGCTCTCGCACTACAACGTCGAGAACGCCCTGGCTGCAGCCTCTGCCGCGCTCGGTCTCGGACTGCCGCGCGCCGCGGTGATCGAGGGGCTCAGCACTTTCTCGCCGTCCGAGAACAACCCGGGCCGGATGAACATGTACACCGTCCGCGACTTCACCGTCGTGATCGACCTCGCCCACAACGAGGCCGGCCTCGAAGCGCTGCTGGAGATCATGAACGGGGTCCGCCAGCCGGGTGGGCGACTGCTGCTCGCTCTCGGCTCGCCGGGCGACCGGGCCGACGACATGGTCAGCGCGATGGGGGCGATCGGTGCCCGTGGCGCGGACCGCGTCGTGATCGGGCACAAGGGCGAGTACCTCCGTGGCCGGCCGCCCGAGGAGCTGGAGGCGGTCTTCCGCGAAGGCACCAGTTCGGTCGGCGTCGACGACGTACCGTCCTTCCCGACCGAGCTCGAAGCGGCCCAGGCACTCGTCCGGGAAGCGCAGGCCGGTGACGTGGTCGCGGTGATGTCTCTGCAGGATCGGGCGAGTCTTGACGCCTGGTTGCGGTCCGAGGGAGCTACCGTCGATAACCCGGAGACCTTGAAGGCGAAGGTCGAACGAGCACAGCACTGA
- a CDS encoding Dyp-type peroxidase translates to MTGRPSRRQLFGYAGAAAAGAAVTGGAVALGKDSATAPDTALVAAQNISPYGDRQPAIATASPKHAELVAFTMLPTTDKAALGRLMRLWSNDITALAAGRPAPGDTAPELALPGVALTITVGFGPKVFGLPGLTGRKPHGFSEVPAMSLDRLQPGWTGGDLLILVGADDAVSVVHAVRRLVADAAPFAKPLWRQTGFWNSTGADGQPVTGRNLFNQVDGTGNPAPGTPEFDATVWNADGSTTLVVRRIRLNLDTWDELTRSEQERAVGRKLSNGAPLTSTAEHDELDLEARDADNRLVIAKNAHARLSHHSENDGRRIFRKGLNYVQDTGATRESGLIFLSYQADLVSQFLPLLTRLNAADALNEWTTTIGSATFAIPPGFHEASWLGEGLLS, encoded by the coding sequence TTGACCGGACGCCCGTCCCGGCGGCAGCTCTTCGGGTACGCCGGAGCCGCCGCCGCAGGAGCTGCGGTCACTGGTGGAGCAGTTGCCCTAGGCAAGGACTCCGCCACTGCCCCCGACACCGCGCTGGTCGCCGCCCAGAACATCAGCCCGTACGGCGACCGCCAGCCGGCCATCGCGACTGCCTCGCCGAAGCACGCCGAGCTGGTCGCATTCACGATGCTGCCGACGACCGACAAAGCAGCACTCGGCCGGCTGATGCGCTTGTGGAGCAACGACATCACCGCCCTCGCCGCTGGACGTCCAGCTCCGGGCGATACGGCTCCCGAGCTGGCTCTGCCCGGCGTCGCACTCACCATCACCGTGGGCTTCGGGCCCAAGGTGTTCGGCCTGCCTGGACTCACCGGCCGCAAGCCACACGGGTTCAGCGAAGTACCGGCGATGTCACTCGATCGCCTGCAACCCGGATGGACCGGTGGCGATCTGCTCATCCTCGTCGGCGCGGACGACGCGGTGTCGGTGGTTCACGCGGTCCGGCGGTTGGTCGCTGATGCAGCACCCTTCGCAAAGCCGCTCTGGCGACAGACAGGCTTCTGGAACAGTACGGGCGCCGACGGTCAGCCGGTCACCGGACGCAACCTCTTCAACCAGGTCGACGGCACCGGCAACCCCGCCCCCGGTACGCCGGAATTCGACGCCACAGTCTGGAATGCCGACGGCAGCACCACCCTCGTCGTCCGCCGGATCCGCCTGAACCTCGACACCTGGGACGAACTCACCCGCTCCGAACAAGAGCGTGCCGTCGGCCGCAAACTCTCGAACGGCGCACCACTCACCAGCACCGCCGAACACGACGAGCTCGACCTCGAAGCCCGCGACGCCGACAACCGCCTGGTGATCGCGAAGAACGCACACGCCCGCCTCTCCCACCACTCGGAGAACGACGGCCGCCGCATCTTCCGCAAGGGCCTCAACTACGTCCAAGACACCGGCGCCACCCGCGAGTCAGGCCTGATCTTCCTCAGCTACCAAGCCGACCTGGTCAGCCAGTTCCTGCCCCTACTCACCCGACTAAACGCCGCCGACGCCCTCAACGAATGGACCACCACCATCGGCTCAGCCACCTTCGCGATCCCACCAGGCTTCCACGAAGCCAGCTGGCTCGGCGAAGGGTTGCTGAGTTAG
- a CDS encoding copper chaperone PCu(A)C, with product MKTKLLMAGLAVALPFLLSSCGSSEKDAPVTKAAVTTPGVLVEDAWVRATVGSKDTTMTAAFMSLTNPGKADISLTSATSPVAGMVQIHEMAMKDGKMVMQEKAGGIKVPAESHAHLAPSGDHVMLMGLKQALKPGDEVPITLKFSDGTSHDLTVPVKAFTEEEEHYHPSTTPSTTP from the coding sequence GTGAAGACGAAGCTGCTGATGGCCGGCCTGGCTGTCGCCCTCCCCTTTCTGCTGTCCTCCTGCGGATCCTCTGAGAAGGATGCGCCGGTGACCAAGGCAGCCGTGACGACTCCCGGCGTACTGGTCGAGGACGCCTGGGTACGCGCGACGGTCGGGTCGAAGGACACCACGATGACGGCGGCGTTCATGTCGCTGACCAACCCGGGCAAGGCCGACATCTCGTTGACCTCGGCAACCTCTCCGGTGGCCGGGATGGTGCAGATCCACGAGATGGCGATGAAGGACGGCAAGATGGTGATGCAGGAGAAGGCCGGCGGCATCAAGGTGCCGGCCGAGTCGCACGCGCACCTCGCGCCGAGTGGTGACCATGTGATGTTGATGGGGCTCAAGCAGGCGCTCAAGCCGGGTGACGAAGTACCGATCACTTTGAAGTTCTCCGACGGCACCTCGCACGATCTGACCGTGCCGGTGAAGGCGTTCACCGAGGAGGAAGAGCACTACCACCCGTCGACGACCCCCAGCACGACACCTTGA